From Actinomyces slackii, a single genomic window includes:
- the ygfZ gene encoding CAF17-like 4Fe-4S cluster assembly/insertion protein YgfZ, with translation MRTSPLLGRPGAVANPEGDPDAAVPAHLGDPLREQAALARGQAASPLARDVVAVTGPDRLSWLTTLSSQSLTGLAPGDGGAEALLLDANGRITHALAALDDGERLLLVTEAGSGGDLVAFLERMRFMLRVEVGLDEGLAVLGALGPGLEALEEAARSAGAHAGTWRDPWPGVVAGGTSYDAGLEAFTHPGADYRAGMVLLPVDAVDGVLDALLAQGGSLAGSLAWEALRVEAGRPRRAREADERAIPHELDWLRTAVHLTKGCYPGQETIARTLNLGRPPRRLTILQLDGLGGEMPVPGAVVRLGERGVGTVTSVVRHHELGPMALALLRRAVPLSEQLTVELPEGAGRVDAAQEPLVSPEGRAQASPAQRPGAELRTGLLR, from the coding sequence ATGCGCACCTCACCGCTGCTGGGGCGCCCCGGCGCCGTCGCCAACCCCGAGGGGGACCCGGACGCCGCCGTGCCGGCCCACCTCGGCGACCCCCTGCGCGAGCAGGCCGCCCTCGCCCGGGGACAGGCCGCGAGTCCCCTGGCCCGCGACGTCGTCGCGGTCACCGGGCCGGACCGCCTGAGCTGGCTGACCACCCTGTCCAGCCAGTCCCTGACCGGCCTGGCCCCCGGCGACGGCGGAGCGGAGGCCCTCCTGCTGGACGCCAACGGCCGCATCACCCACGCCCTGGCCGCCCTGGACGACGGCGAGCGCCTGCTCCTGGTGACCGAGGCCGGCTCGGGCGGTGATCTGGTCGCTTTCCTGGAGCGGATGCGCTTCATGCTGCGCGTCGAGGTGGGCCTGGATGAGGGCCTCGCCGTCCTGGGGGCGCTGGGGCCGGGGCTGGAGGCCCTGGAGGAGGCGGCCAGGAGCGCGGGGGCCCACGCGGGCACATGGCGCGACCCCTGGCCCGGCGTGGTGGCCGGCGGCACCAGCTATGACGCGGGCCTGGAGGCCTTCACCCACCCGGGGGCCGACTACCGGGCGGGAATGGTCCTCCTGCCGGTCGACGCCGTGGACGGGGTCCTTGACGCCCTCCTGGCCCAGGGCGGGTCCCTGGCGGGATCGTTGGCCTGGGAGGCGCTGCGCGTCGAGGCCGGCCGGCCCCGCCGCGCTCGGGAGGCCGACGAGCGGGCCATCCCCCACGAGCTGGACTGGCTGCGCACCGCCGTTCACCTGACCAAGGGCTGCTACCCGGGCCAGGAGACCATCGCCCGCACCCTCAACCTGGGCCGGCCCCCGCGGCGCCTGACCATCCTCCAGCTCGACGGCCTGGGCGGGGAGATGCCCGTCCCCGGGGCCGTCGTGCGCCTGGGGGAGCGGGGCGTGGGGACGGTGACCTCCGTGGTGCGCCACCACGAGCTGGGTCCCATGGCGCTGGCCCTGCTGCGTCGGGCCGTCCCCCTGTCCGAGCAGCTGACCGTGGAGCTGCCCGAGGGGGCGGGGCGCGTGGACGCCGCCCAGGAGCCGTTGGTCTCCCCCGAGGGTCGGGCCCAGGCCAGCCCCGCCCAGCGCCCGGGAGCCGAGCTGCGCACCGGCCTACTGCGCTGA
- a CDS encoding 4'-phosphopantetheinyl transferase family protein has protein sequence MQRETEASTGRPGAEMSSHHDLGGGVSPQEQWLRSLLPPSVAVVETTTDRDLPLARAEREAVARAVERRRAEFTTVRWCAAQALGELGHERPVQVPGPHGEPVWPAGVVGSMTHCQGYRAAAVARRADMDSIGIDAEPNDGLPPGLLDEVASQGECRACADLAARCPGVAFDRLLFSIKECVFKAWFPREGGWLDFSDAEVAISADGRFSALVSRRGTSRRLLGGRWLAKDGLLVAALTVPAGGWDRS, from the coding sequence ATGCAACGGGAGACCGAGGCATCCACGGGGCGTCCCGGCGCTGAGATGAGCAGCCATCACGACCTCGGTGGAGGCGTGAGCCCGCAGGAGCAGTGGCTGCGGTCGCTGCTGCCGCCGTCGGTTGCTGTGGTCGAGACGACGACGGACCGCGACCTCCCCCTGGCCCGGGCCGAGCGCGAGGCTGTGGCCAGGGCCGTCGAGCGCAGGCGCGCGGAGTTCACCACTGTGCGCTGGTGCGCCGCGCAGGCACTGGGCGAACTGGGGCATGAGCGCCCCGTGCAGGTTCCCGGTCCGCATGGCGAGCCGGTGTGGCCGGCCGGGGTTGTCGGCTCGATGACCCACTGCCAGGGATACCGCGCCGCCGCCGTGGCCCGGCGCGCGGACATGGACTCCATCGGCATCGACGCTGAGCCCAATGACGGCCTTCCTCCCGGACTGCTCGATGAGGTGGCCTCACAGGGGGAGTGCCGTGCCTGTGCGGATCTGGCCGCCCGGTGCCCTGGCGTTGCCTTCGACCGCCTGCTGTTCAGCATCAAGGAATGCGTGTTCAAGGCCTGGTTCCCGCGCGAGGGAGGGTGGCTCGACTTCAGCGACGCTGAGGTCGCCATCAGCGCTGACGGCCGGTTCTCGGCTCTGGTGAGCAGGAGGGGGACGAGCCGCAGGCTCCTGGGCGGACGATGGTTGGCCAAGGACGGCCTGCTGGTCGCCGCGCTGACGGTCCCCGCCGGCGGCTGGGACCGATCCTGA